A genome region from Anopheles stephensi strain Indian chromosome 2, UCI_ANSTEP_V1.0, whole genome shotgun sequence includes the following:
- the LOC118503338 gene encoding protein pangolin, isoforms A/H/I/S-like, with the protein MPHNSSTGDELGSTDEVKVFKDEGDRDDEKLSENLLEEKSSLIDLTESEEKTVKNGTTRHESSNSLYGGSGGGSGGGGSGGKLPHGAPHPGFNMGYIVPPYSYPNGAAAGLPVSMANKMSLPPFFCHNGDHLSSPPPAHCGILPYQLDPKTMSLTRPPLYSFPTSQYPYPMISPDMLPVPSSWHSPSLYSPAAGFRTPYPSSLQIYTSLSSDFYRYSPTLLPPSIHPSHPALNPGHPAIITPGPKQDIPGSGGASHRGSDRQGTSIKLESSSSGTDHEPSSGHHHHHRSSSSYHHHRSGGSLSDQHSNNNNNNNNSNHHTNHNHHNHHQNHHNNIGSGGGGGHKHQSLAEREAALEKKRSHVKKPLNAFMLYMKEMRAKVVAECTLKESAAINQILGRKWHSLSREEQSVYYDKARQERQLHMELYPGWTARDNYGYGAKKKKRKKDRSPADPGGNSMKKCRARYGLDQQNQWCKPCRRKKKCIRYKETGGGDRGDGSSDREGGRDRGDGSDDAIGSCGSMEDDSSKSPGEEDEDRESINQSLSSPRCLSVLSSLQSPSTSIASPLNLLASPATPTNFYHHHDHLGLASMIASAQQQHQQQQLQQQLQQHQQQQQQQHYLHQHHHHHHHHHQQAAAAAAVAAAALQNVSDKLNNISNDSGIGGSQLNNSYSNNFSPYNNHHTMRTNSSSSSASNGNGVGGGVNLNNSSSSATNGTGGGLGKSPTAMLLPPTPSTPTLAPPTPSSSSSSSSSSSSSSSSSLSSSSSSTPSLQIPPHLQQLNLKTSPPLLPNTPPSSGGSSVSSTTALTIKEELPDSSTGNGPMGSPSSGTLHPTSSSSPPAGTGGFLLHPAHHHHHLAALHNSSNPLQLGHTQLHATSNTNGDLSPTTTTTATTTGATNSNDNAGAAVTNGSSSRSSSSSSQIASDSCPYLRCW; encoded by the exons ATGCCTCACAACAGCTCGACCGGCGATGAGCTGGGCAGCACGGACGAGGTGAAAGTGTTCAAGGACGAGGGCGACCGGGACGATGAAAAGCTGTCCGAAAATCTACTGGAGGAAAAGTCTAGCCTTATCGATTTGACCGAAAGCGAGGAGAAGACGGTCAAGAATGGAACAACCCGCCACGAAAGCTCCAACTCGCTCTACGGTGGAAGTGGCGGAGGAAGCGGAGGCGGCGGGTCAGGCGGTAAGCTGCCGCACGGAGCACCGCATCCAGGATTTAACATGGGTTACATCGTACCTCCCTACTCCTACCCGAATGGCGCAGCAGCCGGGCTGCCGGTGTCGATGGCGAACAAGATGAGCTTGCCGCCTTTCTTCTGCCATAATGGAGACCATCTTTCCTCGCCCCCGCCAGCCCACTGCGGCATTCTACCGTATCAGTTGGACCCGAAGACGATGAGCCTGACGAGGCCTCCGCTGTACAGCTTTCCGACTAGCCAGTATCCCTACCCGATGATCAGTCCGGATATGCTGCCAGTACCGTCATCCTGGCACTCGCCTTCGCTCTACAGCCCGGCTGCCGGCTTCCGAACGCCCTATCCCTCCTCGCTGCAGATCTACACGTCGCTGTCGAGTGATTTCTATCGATACTCACCGACGCTGCTTCCTCCAAGCATCCATCCATCACATCCGGCACTAAATCCGGGCCATCCGGCCATTATTACGCCCGGTCCAAAGCAGGACATTCCCGGCAGTGGCGGAGCATCACACCGGGGTAGTGATCGACAAGGAACGTCGATCAAGCTGGAATCCTCATCGTCAGGGACTGATCATGAGCCTTCGTCgggacatcatcatcaccatcggtCTTCCTCCTCCTACCATCACCACCGCTCGGGAGGATCGCTTAGTGATCAgcatagcaacaacaacaacaacaacaacaacagtaaccATCACACGAACCACAACCAtcacaatcatcatcaaaatcatcacaacaacatcggaagcggcggtggtggaggccACAAGCACCAATCGCTGGCGGAGCGGGAGGCTGCACTGGAGAAGAAGCGTAGCCACGTGAAGAAACCGTTGAACGCGTTCATGCTGTACATGAAGGAGATGCGGGCAAAGGTGGTGGCCGAGTGTACGCTGAAAGAATCAGCCGCCATTAACCAAATTTTGGGCCGAAAGTGGCATTCGCTATCGCGCGAAGAACAGAGCGTGTACTACGATAAGGCACGACAGGAGCGGCAACTGCACATGGAGCTCTATCCCGGCTGGACGGCACGGGACAACTACGGGTACGgtgcgaagaaaaagaagcggaaaaaggATCGCAGTCCGGCGGATCCTGGTGGGAACAGCATGAAGAAGTGTCGAGCGCGCTACGGACTCGACCAGCAGAACCAGTGGTGTAAGCCGTGTCGGCGCAAGAAGAAGTGTATCCGCTACAAGGAAACGGGTGGCGGTGATCGAGGTGACGGAAGCAGTGATCGGGAGGGAGGTCGAGATAGGGGAGACGGTTCGGACGATGCGATCGGCAGTTGTGGCAGCATGGAGGACGATAGCAGCAAATCGCCTGGCGAGGAGGACGAAGATCGCGAATCAATCAACCAATCACTCTCCAGCCCACGGTGCCTCAGCGTGCTCTCGAGTCTACAGTCGCCGTCGACGAGTATAGCCTCCCCGCTGAATTTACTTGCAAGTCCTGCCACTCCAACGAACTTCTACCACCATCACGATCACCTAGGGCTAGCGTCAATGATCGCTTCggcccaacagcagcatcagcagcagcagctccagcagcagttgcagcagcaccagcaacaacaacagcaacaacattacctccaccaacaccatcaccatcaccatcaccaccaccagcaggcgGCGGCTGCAGCGGCAGTGGCGGCCGCTGCCCTACAGAACGTGAGCGACAAACTGAACAACATCAGCAACGATTCCGGCATCGGCGGTTCGCAGCTCAACAACAGCTACAGCAACAACTTCAGCCCGtacaacaaccaccacacgATGCGCACTAACTCGTCGTCCTCTTCGGCGAGTAATGGCaacggtgttggtggtggcgtaAACCTCAACAACAGCTCCTCGAGTGCGACCAACGGAACAGGAGGCGGGCTGGGGAAGAGTCCAACTGccatgctgctgccgccgacACCCTCCACACCGACACTGGCTCCACCAACGCCATCGTCCTCAtcctcgtcgtcctcgtcgtcctcgtcgtcctcTTCATCCTCGCTctcgtcttcgtcgtcgtccacGCCCTCGCTCCAGATACCACCTCATCTGCAGCAGCTAAACCTGAAGACTTCCCCGCCTCTGCTGCCTAACACACCGCCCTCGTCCGGGGGTTCGTCCGTGTCGTCCACGACTGCGCTCACCATCAAGGAGGAACTTCCCGACAGTAGCACCGGAAATGGGCCCATGGGCTCACCTTCGTCCGGAACCCTTCATCCCACGTCGTCCTCCAGCCCACCGGCGGGCACGGGCGGGTTTCTGTTGCATCCcgcccaccaccatcatcacctcGCCGCCctccacaacagcagcaaccccCTGCAGCTCGGCCATACGCAGCTACACGCGACCAGCAACACCAACGGTGATCTCTCcccaacaacgacgacgaccgcTACGACCACTGGAGCAACCAACAGCAATGACAACGCAGGCGCAGCAGTAACCAACGGCAGTAGTAgtcggagcagcagcagcagtagtcaAATCGCTAGTGATAG TTGTCCATATCTTCGCTGTTGGTGA